The following proteins are encoded in a genomic region of Drosophila willistoni isolate 14030-0811.24 chromosome 3R, UCI_dwil_1.1, whole genome shotgun sequence:
- the LOC6650199 gene encoding ankyrin repeat and SAM domain-containing protein 1A: MGKDQEFLEAARNGNISHIEKVLTQKAKRAGPLASLRRGTGVNVQDSGGYSALHHACLNGHEDIVRLLLAHEASPNLPDSRGSSPLHLAAWAGETEIVRLLLTHPYRPANANLQTIEQETPLHCAAQHGHTGALALLLAHDANPGMRNSRGETPLDLAAQYGRLQAVQMLIRSQPKLIAHLSPAAVESRSGTGTPSSSSPLSASPVRNIFPHTCLHLASRNGHQSVVEVLLSAGVSVNLLTPSGTALHEAALCGKENVVRTLLRAGIDLSATDNEGRTALDILREFPPHVTKHIVAVINNFRNQMDTDDGDEVIYRQHMPGPASGRSQSSKYNQSQQQQQQHHSNHYHFNSNNHLLNHSHSMQQSAYSKQRLSAGNGGHFNGGKSLDSALQPTDDRIYQDLNAHSPLHGQSDPMGGGVSPSSSLSSFEPASVSPRSRCSTGAPGGQPLHMSTFAPAGPPKKPPRRNLAVSPTHAGSGQQFSYSSPSSQSQSHGHGGQAMLRRPPSSTDSPYSHQSHGSVGGMSFDETQLRERQRSDRLYASARQSTRSATVGGMSLSSSNDMLDRQCSSSDLNSETSVPNSSGESPAPTSNATNSMKRPIPAPRNSTTTKLSKELLKSCENAALKSYNPNRKLKRNRNSGSSSVVEKSNGDGDENCDAKQQIPSSPTHYKQPPTPDHPPPSSSQAERTIHETIRPLSQEYKRHSALLQLQAAQQLMIETGSSPSKLLPTLSTPGYDYDDTVTVVPRCPAPSSGSLSSSISLCSDHSLSHSTDYVEEFVSDVPFAGLLKGASVQPKNDREIAELVKQPQPGRARPPIPIKPMIPERKFSKLSPTTPTQQLQQQQQPPQPPVEITAEANGNPQLQEATPRKSSTSKSSSPAKSAGRSPAKSPAKSPAGSAHSGGRNSNLNLLSPFNAEEARKKISEIIENFGSGILNTNITPTHDIELDFEDMEVPPERKELAIRLRQAGLLHLERMLFENGYDNYKFMNNVFEEPDIPLLHIPERDAPKLQRFVQTLPPAEFQPQVQAPHSRTQQENKHQSGVATLQQWLNSISLPEYLEFFNKHLYNSIESVSDVWDVELQTVLEINKLGHRRRILQSLAFMRQMRDCESKSLKTPLGENNETNQMTTNGNGNTTNGNGNNRDGDKTSAKTSGNVVHHRNSITGYRKNRPAPQPPTAPSPLQKPVNPTQPLHIRAPSDLLLGLPANLRTTEWRHSAQTLLNEHIKYEVQYLGSTVVKELRGTESTKKSIQKLKTSEESQKTGAPLSLAICHRGVEFIDVISKKIICEHEIQNINCACQDSEDLRHFAYITKEQDLHYCHVFKVESTDLASEIILTLGQAFEVAYQLALRDGIATTPALILDNGMLQGEFCGGK; this comes from the exons ATGGGCAAGGATCAGGAGTTCCTGGAGGCAGCACGAAATGGTAATATCAGTCATATTGAAAAGGTCTTGACTCAGAAGGCCAAACGGGCGGGTCCTTTGGCCAGCTTACGTCGTGGAACTGGTGTGAATGTTCAGGATAGTGGCGGCTACTCGGCCCTGCATCATGCCTGTCTGAATGGGCACGAGGATATAGTCCGTTTGCTGTTGGCTCATGAGGCATCGCCCAATCTACCCGACTCAAGAGGTTCTTCTCCGCTGCATCTGGCCGCATGGGCCGGCGAGACAGAGATTGTTAGGTTACTGCTGACGCATCCGTATCGTCCGGCGAATGCTAATTTACAGACCATTGAGCAGGAAACACCGCTGCATTGTGCCGCCCAGCATGGACACACAGGAGCATTGGCCCTGCTGCTGGCCCACGATGCCAATCCTGGTATGCGCAACTCTAGGGGAGAGACCCCCTTGGACCTGGCTGCCCAATATGGCCGGCTGCAGGCAGTACAAATGCTGATACGGTCACAGCCCAAGCTGATTGCGCATCTCAGTCCAGCTGCAGTGGAGAGTAGATCGGGAACTGGTACACCATCGTCTTCATCGCCATTGTCAGCGTCGCCCGTACGCAACATTTTTCCGCACACTTGTCTGCATTTGGCCAGCCGGAATGGCCATCAGAGTGTGGTCGAGGTTCTCTTATCGGCTGGAGTCAGTGTCAATCTACTAACACCCTCGGGAACAGCCCTCCATGAGGCAGCTTTGTGTGGCAAGGAGAATGTGGTGCGCACTCTCTTAAGGGCCGGTATTGATTTATCCGCAACGGACAATGAGGGACGCACTGCATTGGATATATTGAGAGAATTTCCACCGCATGTAACCAAACATATTGTGGCTGTGATCAATA ATTTTCGCAATCAAATGGATACCGATGACGGCGATGAGGTCATCTATAGACAACACATGCCAGGCCCTGCATCGGGGCGTAGCCAAAGCAGCAAATATAATCAAtctcagcagcaacagcagcagcatcatagCAATCATTATCACTTCAATTCCAACAATCATTTGCTCAATCACTCGCACTCAATGCAGCAATCTGCCTATAGCAAACAGCGTCTGTCGGCGGGCAATGGTGGACACTTCAATGGTGGCAAATCCTTGGACAGTGCCCTCCAGCCCACTGACGATAGAATCTACCAGGATCTCAATGCTCATTCGCCGCTACATGGTCAGAGTGATCCCATGGGTGGCGGAGTCAGTCCTTCATCTTCATTGAGCAGTTTCGAGCCAGCTTCTGTGTCGCCCAGATCTCGTTGCTCTACTGGCGCCCCGGGAGGACAACCCCTGCACATGAGCACTTTCGCTCCGGCTGGTCCACCAAAGAAACCTCCGCGCCGCAATCTGGCTGTCTCGCCCACTCATGCTGGTTCTGGACAGCAGTTTAGCTACAGTTCACCCTctagtcagagtcagagtcatgGACACGGTGGTCAAGCGATGTTACGTCGTCCACCATCCTCTACGGATAGTCCCTATTCGCATCAGAGTCATGGCAGTGTGGGTGGCATGAGCTTCGATGAGACACAGCTGAGGGAGAGGCAACGTAGTGATCGTCTCTATGCCAGTGCCAGACAGAGTACACGATCCGCCACAGTGGGTGGCATGAGCCTTAGTTCTAGCA ATGATATGCTGGATCGCCAATGCAGCAGCTCGGATTTGAATAGTGAGACAAGTGTGCCAAATTCCAGTGGCGAATCGCCAGCCCCCACTTCGAATGCGACAAATTCAATGAAAAGGCCTATTCCAGCACCACGCAACTCCACGACCACAAAACTTTCCAAGGAGCTACTCAAATCCTGTGAGAATGCGGCACTCAAATCGTATAATCCAAATCGAAAACTAAAACGCAATCGTAACAGTGG ttcGTCTAGTGTGGTTGAGAAATCcaatggcgatggcgatgagAACTGCGATGCCAAACAGCAAATTCCTAGCAGTCCCACACATTACAAGCAGCCGCCCACACCAGATCATCCACCGCCCAGTTCTAGTCAGGCAGAGCGAACGATCCACGAGACAATTCGTCCTCTCAGTCAGGAGTACAAAAGGCATTCAGCCCTACTGCAGCTACAAGCGGCCCAACAGCTGATGATCGAGACGGGATCATCGCCATCGAAACTATTGCCCACACTGAGTACGCCTGGCTATGATTACGATGATACTGTGACAGTTGTGCCCCGTTGTCCGGCTCCATCATCCGGTTCGCTCAGCTCAAGCATATCTCTGTGCTCCGATCACAGTTTGTCTCACTCAACGGATTATGTTGAGGAGTTTGTCAGCGATGTTCCATTTGCTGGCCTACTCAAAGGCGCCTCAGTGCAGCCAAAGAATGACAGGGAAATTGCGGAGCTAGTGAAACAACCACAACCTGGACGTGCGCGTCCTCCCATCCCAATCAAGCCAATGATACCAGAACGAAAATTCAGCAAACTATCACCAACCACACCCACCCAACaattgcaacagcagcagcagccgccacAACCACCTGTTGAGATCACTGCCGAGGCCAATGGTAATCCACAGTTGCAAGAGGCAACTCCTCGCAAGTCTTCTACTTCGAAATCATCATCGCCTGCCAAATCGGCAGGCCGTTCTCCGGCCAAGTCACCGGCCAAATCACCTGCTGGCAGTGCCCATTCGGGCGGCCGCAATTCCAATTTAAATCTGCTTAGTCCCTTCAATGCGGAAGAGGCACGTAAAAAGATATCCGAGATTATTGAGAACTTTGGCAGTGGCATTCTCAATACCAATATAACACCTACACATGATATTGAATTGGATTTCGAGGATATGGAAGTACCGCCAGAGCGCAAGGAATTGGCAATTCGTCTACGTCAAGCTGGATTGCTACATCTCGAGCGTATGCTTTTCGAGAATGGCTACGATAACTATAAATTTATG AATAATGTGTTTGAGGAACCAGACATTCCCCTGCTACACATTCCAGAGCGTGATGCTCCCAAATTGCAACGGTTCGTCCAGACCTTACCTCCAGCCGAATTTCAGCCACAAGTTCAGGCACCACACAGCAGGACACAGCAGGAGAATAAACATCAAAGTGGTGTGGCCACCTTACAGCAATGGCTCAATAGCATTTCTTTGCCGGAATATTTGGAATTTTTCAA CAAGCATCTGTACAATAGCATTGAAAGTGTTTCCGATGTCTGGGATGTGGAACTGCAAACGGTGCTGGAAATCAATAAATTGGGCCACCGAAGACGTATACTACAATCTCTGGCCTTTATGAGACAAATGCGTGATTGTGAATCAAAGTCCCTGAAGACGCCTCTGGGTGAGAACAACGAAACCAATCAAATGACAACGaacggcaatggcaacaccactaatggcaatggcaataaCAGGGATGGCGATAAGACTAGTGCAAAAACTTCTGGCAATGTGGTGCATCATCGAAATTCCATAACAGGTTATCGCAAAAATCG TCCTGCACCACAGCCACCAACTGCACCATCTCCACTACAAAAACCTGTGAACCCAACTCAACCACTTCATATACGGGCACCCTCTGATCTCCTATTGGGTTTGCCTGCCAACTTACGCACCACCGAATGGCGCCATTCGGCCCAAACTCTGCTCAACGAGCACATTAAATACGAGGTCCAG TATCTCGGCTCAACGGTTGTGAAAGAATTGCGTGGCACAGAGTCcacaaaaaaatcaatacAAAAACTCAAAACCTCGGAGGAAAGTCAAAAAACTGGGGCTCCGCTCTCGCTGGCCATATGTCATCGTGGCGTTGAATTTATCGATGTGATCAGCAAA AAAATTATTTGTGAACATGagattcaaaatataaattgcgCCTGCCAGGATTCAGAGGATCTACGTCACTTTGCCTACATTACCAAGGAGCAAGATTTGCATTATTGTCATGTCTTTAAAGTGGAAAGCACA gATCTGGCCAGCGAGATAATCTTAACTCTGGGACAGGCTTTCGAGGTTGCCTATCAATTGGCGCTGCGCGATGGAATTGCCACAACGCCAGCGCTGATCCTCGACAATGGCATGCTTCAGGGTGAATTTTGTGGTGGCAAATAG